The following are from one region of the Aestuariirhabdus haliotis genome:
- a CDS encoding VWA domain-containing protein, with the protein MLDLAALSDFHLLRPWWLLALPPLFWLLLFLRQHRDNGAQWRTIIAPHLLQALVQGDDQQRRFNPLNLAILTSLIGVLAMAGPSWQRQTSPLVQDESALVIVLDLSQTMNQTDIQPSRLSRAKQKIGDLLQQRQGARTGLIVYAGSAHSVIPLTNDAEIIRNFLDALVSDMMPRPGKLPEASIPVIARMLHDARVPGTLLLMGDGASPQTATRFARFTQDSGHQLLVWGMGKEADQLPSDSPVQALQRDQLQALADAAGGHYQTLTLDDRDVGHIARLIDRHLRSVQDRTHPWVDAGYYLLFPFAALFLFWFRKGWTLQWSLLLLVLPLLSAPPSALADGTSDAHPPESSHATQTFTHWWLELWLTPDQQGRYYFEQGDFQTAAQRFNDPQWQAMAHYYNESFDKAIALLGQTDSDRGLFNLATAQAQAQHYLLAVATYDRLLARDPNHAAARHNRARVQEIIDDINRMSESQQPETGKAIRELGDQPQRADGAEKQEYGTSDTAQLSAEQILSDQRIQEQWMRQVQTDPSRFLHLKFQMQLERALQQEGTE; encoded by the coding sequence ATGCTTGATCTGGCCGCCCTGAGCGACTTTCACCTGCTACGCCCCTGGTGGCTGCTGGCCCTGCCGCCTCTCTTTTGGCTGCTCTTGTTTCTGCGCCAGCATCGGGATAACGGTGCCCAATGGCGCACCATTATCGCCCCGCACCTGCTGCAAGCACTGGTGCAGGGGGATGACCAGCAGCGCCGATTCAATCCGCTCAATCTGGCCATACTCACCAGCCTGATCGGCGTACTGGCAATGGCCGGCCCCAGCTGGCAGCGTCAGACGAGCCCCCTGGTGCAGGATGAAAGCGCGCTGGTGATCGTCCTGGATCTGTCGCAGACCATGAACCAGACCGACATCCAGCCCAGCCGCCTGAGTCGCGCCAAGCAGAAGATCGGCGACCTGTTACAACAGCGTCAGGGCGCCCGCACCGGATTGATTGTCTACGCCGGCAGTGCCCACAGCGTGATCCCCCTGACCAACGACGCCGAGATTATCCGCAACTTCCTCGATGCCCTGGTCAGCGATATGATGCCCCGCCCGGGCAAACTGCCCGAAGCCAGCATTCCGGTGATTGCTCGAATGCTCCACGATGCCAGAGTCCCGGGCACCCTGCTGCTGATGGGCGATGGTGCCAGCCCCCAAACCGCCACCCGCTTTGCCCGCTTTACTCAGGACAGCGGTCATCAATTACTGGTCTGGGGAATGGGCAAGGAGGCCGACCAACTGCCCAGCGACAGCCCGGTGCAAGCCCTGCAACGCGACCAGTTGCAGGCACTGGCGGATGCCGCCGGTGGCCACTACCAGACCCTGACCCTGGACGATCGGGATGTGGGCCACATAGCGCGCCTGATCGACCGCCACCTGCGTTCGGTGCAGGACAGGACCCATCCCTGGGTAGATGCCGGTTACTACCTGCTGTTTCCCTTCGCCGCCCTGTTTCTGTTCTGGTTTCGTAAGGGCTGGACCTTGCAATGGTCCCTGCTGTTACTGGTGCTGCCCCTGCTGTCGGCCCCGCCTTCGGCTCTGGCCGACGGCACCTCTGACGCTCACCCGCCCGAGTCCAGCCATGCCACCCAAACCTTCACCCACTGGTGGCTCGAGCTGTGGCTTACCCCGGACCAACAGGGCCGCTACTACTTCGAGCAGGGCGATTTCCAGACCGCAGCGCAACGCTTTAATGACCCACAATGGCAAGCCATGGCCCATTACTACAACGAATCCTTCGACAAGGCCATTGCGCTGCTTGGCCAGACAGACAGCGATCGGGGGCTGTTTAATCTCGCCACGGCCCAGGCTCAGGCCCAGCATTACCTGCTCGCCGTCGCCACTTATGACCGCTTGCTGGCTCGCGACCCGAACCACGCTGCCGCCCGTCACAATCGGGCCCGGGTGCAGGAGATCATCGACGACATCAATCGCATGAGCGAAAGCCAGCAACCGGAAACCGGCAAGGCGATCAGAGAGCTGGGGGACCAGCCCCAGCGCGCCGACGGCGCAGAGAAACAGGAATACGGTACCTCAGACACCGCCCAGCTCAGCGCCGAGCAGATCCTCAGCGACCAGCGAATTCAAGAGCAATGGATGCGCCAGGTACAGACCGACCCTTCGCGCTTTCTGCATCTGAAATTCCAGATGCAGCTGGAGCGGGCTCTGCAGCAAGAGGGAACCGAATGA
- a CDS encoding vWA domain-containing protein produces MIEFAAPWMFLALLLPPLVNRLFRPHKERQSSLQVPFFQRLVELTRQQPSQGAVVLQRRRIQRLMLIVAWSLLVIALAKPEYVGEPVVQHKAGRDLMVAVDLSGSMQADDFTDAQGKRIDRLSAVKSVLRDFVRQRSGDRLGLIVFGDRPFLQTPFTEDLTTWLQLLEETDIGMAGLSTGLGDAIGLALKRFANSDSPDRVLILLTDGNDTGSKVPPIDAAKVAAAYEITLYTIAIGDPATVGEKALDIETLERMSALTGGEYFQALDRHQLARVYQRINQLEPQRFESLSYRPRQALHQYPMGAVLVLYLVFFSSQRWRLWRQQRAQSHA; encoded by the coding sequence ATGATTGAATTTGCGGCCCCCTGGATGTTTCTTGCCCTGCTGTTGCCACCGCTGGTCAACCGCCTGTTTCGCCCGCACAAAGAACGTCAGAGTTCGCTGCAGGTGCCTTTCTTCCAGCGCCTGGTCGAGCTCACCCGCCAGCAACCCAGCCAGGGCGCGGTGGTACTGCAGCGACGGCGTATCCAGCGACTGATGTTGATCGTCGCCTGGTCGCTGCTGGTGATCGCCCTGGCCAAACCCGAATACGTGGGCGAGCCGGTGGTCCAGCACAAAGCGGGGCGCGACCTGATGGTGGCGGTGGATCTGTCGGGCTCGATGCAGGCCGACGACTTTACCGACGCCCAGGGCAAGCGCATCGACCGCCTCAGCGCGGTCAAGTCAGTGCTGCGAGATTTCGTCCGCCAGCGCAGCGGCGATCGCCTGGGGCTGATCGTGTTCGGCGACCGCCCTTTCCTGCAGACCCCCTTTACCGAGGATTTGACCACCTGGCTGCAACTGCTGGAGGAGACCGATATCGGCATGGCCGGATTGAGTACCGGGCTCGGCGATGCCATCGGCCTGGCGTTAAAGCGCTTCGCCAATAGCGATAGCCCGGACCGGGTGTTGATTCTGCTCACCGATGGCAACGACACTGGCAGCAAGGTACCACCGATCGACGCAGCCAAAGTGGCCGCTGCTTACGAGATCACCCTCTACACCATCGCCATCGGCGATCCCGCCACAGTGGGCGAAAAAGCGCTGGATATCGAGACTCTGGAGCGCATGTCAGCGCTCACCGGCGGCGAGTATTTTCAGGCCCTGGACCGCCACCAGCTGGCGCGGGTTTACCAGCGCATCAATCAGCTCGAGCCCCAGCGTTTCGAATCACTGAGTTACCGGCCACGTCAGGCTTTGCACCAGTACCCGATGGGCGCCGTACTGGTGCTCTATCTGGTGTTTTTTAGCAGCCAGCGCTGGCGTCTGTGGCGCCAGCAACGAGCCCAATCCCATGCTTGA